The following proteins come from a genomic window of Musa acuminata AAA Group cultivar baxijiao chromosome BXJ1-7, Cavendish_Baxijiao_AAA, whole genome shotgun sequence:
- the LOC103992451 gene encoding proteasome subunit alpha type-4, producing MSRRYDSRTTIFSPEGRLYQVEYAMEAIGNAGAAIGILARDGVILVGEKKVTSKLLQTSRSTEKMYKIDDHLACAVAGIMSDANILINTARVQAQRYTFAYQEPMPVEQLVQSLCDTKQGYTQFGGLRPFGVSFLFAGWDKNYGFQLYMSDPSGNYSGWKAAAIGANNQAAQSMLKQDYKDDFTREEAVQLALKVLSKTMDSTSLTSEKLELAEIFVEPSGDVKYQVCKPELLEKLLVKHGVTQAATESA from the coding sequence ATGTCTCGCCGCTATGATAGCCGGACAACAATTTTCTCCCCTGAAGGTCGCCTCTACCAAGTGGAATATGCCATGGAGGCCATCGGCAATGCTGGGGCAGCTATCGGCATCCTAGCACGTGATGGTGTTATCCTAGTTGGCGAGAAGAAGGTCACCTCCAAACTCCTCCAGACGTCCCGATCAACTGAAAAGATGTACAAGATCGACGACCACCTTGCATGTGCTGTCGCTGGCATCATGTCTGATGCCAACATCCTAATCAATACTGCCCGAGTCCAGGCTCAGCGATACACCTTCGCTTACCAGGAGCCCATGCCTGTTGAGCAGCTGGTTCAATCCCTCTGCGACACTAAGCAGGGCTACACCCAGTTCGGTGGCCTCCGGCCTTTTGGGGTTTCCTTCCTTTTTGCAGGATGGGACAAGAACTATGGTTTCCAGCTATACATGAGTGATCCTAGTGGCAATTATAGTGGATGGAAGGCAGCAGCGATTGGTGCCAACAACCAGGCAGCACAGTCGATGCTGAAGCAAGACTACAAAGATGACTTCACAAGGGAGGAAGCAGTGCAGCTCGCACTCAAGGTACTGAGCAAGACGATGGACAGCACAAGCCTTACATCCGAGAAGCTTGAACTGGCAGAAATTTTTGTCGAGCCTTCTGGGGATGTGAAGTATCAGGTATGCAAGCCGGAGTTACTGGAGAAGTTGCTGGTGAAGCATGGGGTAACTCAAGCTGCCACGGAGTCTGCTTAG
- the LOC135584799 gene encoding uncharacterized protein LOC135584799 isoform X5, with protein MALASCFSPPFRPPLCAGGRSLSPVACACAQTVATAPAAPSLPKALPAILDSRLIACLRARDGNTAMEAASAALSGGISVLEIVMSTPGVLEVIRALLKDYPSSVIGVGTVLNAEDARKAVKAGAQFLMSPGTVMEILLDLQNTDVLYIPGAMTPTEIYPVSVLGGCDYIKALKKPFPHIPMVASQGTTTAVVLSDAIFEKEAMRQRNFDEIHRLAHLATLQVGQAGKC; from the exons ATGGCTCTCGCGAGCTGCTTCTCTCCTCCTTTTCGGCCTCCTCTCTGTGCCGGTGGCCGCTCGTTATCTCCAGTCGCCTGCGCTTGCGCACAGACCGTCGCCACCGCTCCTGCTGCTCCTTCCCTCCCCAAAGCCCTACCGGCGATCCTGGACTCTAGGCTCATCGCGTGCCTCCGAGCTCGAGA TGGAAATACTGCGATGGAAGCTGCTTCTGCTGCTCTTAGTGGTGGCATATCCGTT CTAGAGATTGTGATGTCTACTCCAGGTGTGTTGGAG GTGATAAGAGCACTTTTAAAGGATTATCCTTCATCGGTAATAGGG GTTGGTACTGTCTTAAATGCTGAGGATGCAAGAAAAGCTGTGAAAGCTGGAGCCCAGTTTCTCATGAGTCCTGGTACAGTCATG GAGATATTACTAGATCTTCAAAACACTGATGTCTTATATATTCCAGGAGCGATGACGCCAACAGAA atTTATCCAGTTTCGGTCTTAGGTGGATGCGATTATATAAAAGCACTTAAAAAACCATTCCCCCATATTCCAATGGTTGCTTCGCAAGGCACCACGACAG CTGTTGTACTTTCAGATGCTATATTTGAGAAAGAAGCCATGAGACAGAGAAATTTCGACGAAATACATAGGCTAGCTCATCTTGCCACTCTTCAAGTTGGCCAGGCTGGAAAATGTTAA
- the LOC135584799 gene encoding uncharacterized protein LOC135584799 isoform X2 translates to MALASCFSPPFRPPLCAGGRSLSPVACACAQTVATAPAAPSLPKALPAILDSRLIACLRARDGNTAMEAASAALSGGISVLEIVMSTPGVLEVIRALLKDYPSSVIGVGTVLNAEDARKAVKAGAQFLMSPGTVMEILLDLQNTDVLYIPGAMTPTEVLSAYNAGARIIKIYPVSVLGGCDYIKALKKPFPHIPMVASQGTTTAVVLSDAIFEKEAMRQRNFDEIHRLAHLATLQVGQAGKC, encoded by the exons ATGGCTCTCGCGAGCTGCTTCTCTCCTCCTTTTCGGCCTCCTCTCTGTGCCGGTGGCCGCTCGTTATCTCCAGTCGCCTGCGCTTGCGCACAGACCGTCGCCACCGCTCCTGCTGCTCCTTCCCTCCCCAAAGCCCTACCGGCGATCCTGGACTCTAGGCTCATCGCGTGCCTCCGAGCTCGAGA TGGAAATACTGCGATGGAAGCTGCTTCTGCTGCTCTTAGTGGTGGCATATCCGTT CTAGAGATTGTGATGTCTACTCCAGGTGTGTTGGAG GTGATAAGAGCACTTTTAAAGGATTATCCTTCATCGGTAATAGGG GTTGGTACTGTCTTAAATGCTGAGGATGCAAGAAAAGCTGTGAAAGCTGGAGCCCAGTTTCTCATGAGTCCTGGTACAGTCATG GAGATATTACTAGATCTTCAAAACACTGATGTCTTATATATTCCAGGAGCGATGACGCCAACAGAA GTATTATCTGCATATAATGCTGGTGCAAGAATTATCAAG atTTATCCAGTTTCGGTCTTAGGTGGATGCGATTATATAAAAGCACTTAAAAAACCATTCCCCCATATTCCAATGGTTGCTTCGCAAGGCACCACGACAG CTGTTGTACTTTCAGATGCTATATTTGAGAAAGAAGCCATGAGACAGAGAAATTTCGACGAAATACATAGGCTAGCTCATCTTGCCACTCTTCAAGTTGGCCAGGCTGGAAAATGTTAA
- the LOC135584799 gene encoding uncharacterized protein LOC135584799 isoform X4 produces MALASCFSPPFRPPLCAGGRSLSPVACACAQTVATAPAAPSLPKALPAILDSRLIACLRARDGNTAMEAASAALSGGISVLEIVMSTPGVLEVIRALLKDYPSSVIGVGTVLNAEDARKAVKAGAQFLMSPGTVMEILLDLQNTDVLYIPGAMTPTEVLSAYNAGARIIKIYPVSVLGGCDYIKALKKPFPHIPMVASQGTTTDAIFEKEAMRQRNFDEIHRLAHLATLQVGQAGKC; encoded by the exons ATGGCTCTCGCGAGCTGCTTCTCTCCTCCTTTTCGGCCTCCTCTCTGTGCCGGTGGCCGCTCGTTATCTCCAGTCGCCTGCGCTTGCGCACAGACCGTCGCCACCGCTCCTGCTGCTCCTTCCCTCCCCAAAGCCCTACCGGCGATCCTGGACTCTAGGCTCATCGCGTGCCTCCGAGCTCGAGA TGGAAATACTGCGATGGAAGCTGCTTCTGCTGCTCTTAGTGGTGGCATATCCGTT CTAGAGATTGTGATGTCTACTCCAGGTGTGTTGGAG GTGATAAGAGCACTTTTAAAGGATTATCCTTCATCGGTAATAGGG GTTGGTACTGTCTTAAATGCTGAGGATGCAAGAAAAGCTGTGAAAGCTGGAGCCCAGTTTCTCATGAGTCCTGGTACAGTCATG GAGATATTACTAGATCTTCAAAACACTGATGTCTTATATATTCCAGGAGCGATGACGCCAACAGAA GTATTATCTGCATATAATGCTGGTGCAAGAATTATCAAG atTTATCCAGTTTCGGTCTTAGGTGGATGCGATTATATAAAAGCACTTAAAAAACCATTCCCCCATATTCCAATGGTTGCTTCGCAAGGCACCACGACAG ATGCTATATTTGAGAAAGAAGCCATGAGACAGAGAAATTTCGACGAAATACATAGGCTAGCTCATCTTGCCACTCTTCAAGTTGGCCAGGCTGGAAAATGTTAA
- the LOC135584799 gene encoding uncharacterized protein LOC135584799 isoform X3, translating into MALASCFSPPFRPPLCAGGRSLSPVACACAQTVATAPAAPSLPKALPAILDSRLIACLRARDGNTAMEAASAALSGGISVLEIVMSTPGVLEVIRALLKDYPSSVIGVGTVLNAEDARKAVKAGAQFLMSPGTVMEILLDLQNTDVLYIPGAMTPTEIYPVSVLGGCDYIKALKKPFPHIPMVASQGTTTDSIRKYIECGASAVVLSDAIFEKEAMRQRNFDEIHRLAHLATLQVGQAGKC; encoded by the exons ATGGCTCTCGCGAGCTGCTTCTCTCCTCCTTTTCGGCCTCCTCTCTGTGCCGGTGGCCGCTCGTTATCTCCAGTCGCCTGCGCTTGCGCACAGACCGTCGCCACCGCTCCTGCTGCTCCTTCCCTCCCCAAAGCCCTACCGGCGATCCTGGACTCTAGGCTCATCGCGTGCCTCCGAGCTCGAGA TGGAAATACTGCGATGGAAGCTGCTTCTGCTGCTCTTAGTGGTGGCATATCCGTT CTAGAGATTGTGATGTCTACTCCAGGTGTGTTGGAG GTGATAAGAGCACTTTTAAAGGATTATCCTTCATCGGTAATAGGG GTTGGTACTGTCTTAAATGCTGAGGATGCAAGAAAAGCTGTGAAAGCTGGAGCCCAGTTTCTCATGAGTCCTGGTACAGTCATG GAGATATTACTAGATCTTCAAAACACTGATGTCTTATATATTCCAGGAGCGATGACGCCAACAGAA atTTATCCAGTTTCGGTCTTAGGTGGATGCGATTATATAAAAGCACTTAAAAAACCATTCCCCCATATTCCAATGGTTGCTTCGCAAGGCACCACGACAG ATTCAATCAGAAAATACATTGAGTGTGGAGCCTCAGCTGTTGTACTTTCAGATGCTATATTTGAGAAAGAAGCCATGAGACAGAGAAATTTCGACGAAATACATAGGCTAGCTCATCTTGCCACTCTTCAAGTTGGCCAGGCTGGAAAATGTTAA
- the LOC135584799 gene encoding uncharacterized protein LOC135584799 isoform X1 translates to MALASCFSPPFRPPLCAGGRSLSPVACACAQTVATAPAAPSLPKALPAILDSRLIACLRARDGNTAMEAASAALSGGISVLEIVMSTPGVLEVIRALLKDYPSSVIGVGTVLNAEDARKAVKAGAQFLMSPGTVMEILLDLQNTDVLYIPGAMTPTEVLSAYNAGARIIKIYPVSVLGGCDYIKALKKPFPHIPMVASQGTTTDSIRKYIECGASAVVLSDAIFEKEAMRQRNFDEIHRLAHLATLQVGQAGKC, encoded by the exons ATGGCTCTCGCGAGCTGCTTCTCTCCTCCTTTTCGGCCTCCTCTCTGTGCCGGTGGCCGCTCGTTATCTCCAGTCGCCTGCGCTTGCGCACAGACCGTCGCCACCGCTCCTGCTGCTCCTTCCCTCCCCAAAGCCCTACCGGCGATCCTGGACTCTAGGCTCATCGCGTGCCTCCGAGCTCGAGA TGGAAATACTGCGATGGAAGCTGCTTCTGCTGCTCTTAGTGGTGGCATATCCGTT CTAGAGATTGTGATGTCTACTCCAGGTGTGTTGGAG GTGATAAGAGCACTTTTAAAGGATTATCCTTCATCGGTAATAGGG GTTGGTACTGTCTTAAATGCTGAGGATGCAAGAAAAGCTGTGAAAGCTGGAGCCCAGTTTCTCATGAGTCCTGGTACAGTCATG GAGATATTACTAGATCTTCAAAACACTGATGTCTTATATATTCCAGGAGCGATGACGCCAACAGAA GTATTATCTGCATATAATGCTGGTGCAAGAATTATCAAG atTTATCCAGTTTCGGTCTTAGGTGGATGCGATTATATAAAAGCACTTAAAAAACCATTCCCCCATATTCCAATGGTTGCTTCGCAAGGCACCACGACAG ATTCAATCAGAAAATACATTGAGTGTGGAGCCTCAGCTGTTGTACTTTCAGATGCTATATTTGAGAAAGAAGCCATGAGACAGAGAAATTTCGACGAAATACATAGGCTAGCTCATCTTGCCACTCTTCAAGTTGGCCAGGCTGGAAAATGTTAA
- the LOC135584799 gene encoding uncharacterized protein LOC135584799 isoform X6, whose amino-acid sequence MALASCFSPPFRPPLCAGGRSLSPVACACAQTVATAPAAPSLPKALPAILDSRLIACLRARDGNTAMEAASAALSGGISVLEIVMSTPGVLEVIRALLKDYPSSVIGVGTVLNAEDARKAVKAGAQFLMSPGTVMEILLDLQNTDVLYIPGAMTPTEIYPVSVLGGCDYIKALKKPFPHIPMVASQGTTTDAIFEKEAMRQRNFDEIHRLAHLATLQVGQAGKC is encoded by the exons ATGGCTCTCGCGAGCTGCTTCTCTCCTCCTTTTCGGCCTCCTCTCTGTGCCGGTGGCCGCTCGTTATCTCCAGTCGCCTGCGCTTGCGCACAGACCGTCGCCACCGCTCCTGCTGCTCCTTCCCTCCCCAAAGCCCTACCGGCGATCCTGGACTCTAGGCTCATCGCGTGCCTCCGAGCTCGAGA TGGAAATACTGCGATGGAAGCTGCTTCTGCTGCTCTTAGTGGTGGCATATCCGTT CTAGAGATTGTGATGTCTACTCCAGGTGTGTTGGAG GTGATAAGAGCACTTTTAAAGGATTATCCTTCATCGGTAATAGGG GTTGGTACTGTCTTAAATGCTGAGGATGCAAGAAAAGCTGTGAAAGCTGGAGCCCAGTTTCTCATGAGTCCTGGTACAGTCATG GAGATATTACTAGATCTTCAAAACACTGATGTCTTATATATTCCAGGAGCGATGACGCCAACAGAA atTTATCCAGTTTCGGTCTTAGGTGGATGCGATTATATAAAAGCACTTAAAAAACCATTCCCCCATATTCCAATGGTTGCTTCGCAAGGCACCACGACAG ATGCTATATTTGAGAAAGAAGCCATGAGACAGAGAAATTTCGACGAAATACATAGGCTAGCTCATCTTGCCACTCTTCAAGTTGGCCAGGCTGGAAAATGTTAA
- the LOC135584799 gene encoding uncharacterized protein LOC135584799 isoform X7, translating into MEAASAALSGGISVLEIVMSTPGVLEVIRALLKDYPSSVIGVGTVLNAEDARKAVKAGAQFLMSPGTVMEILLDLQNTDVLYIPGAMTPTEVLSAYNAGARIIKIYPVSVLGGCDYIKALKKPFPHIPMVASQGTTTDSIRKYIECGASAVVLSDAIFEKEAMRQRNFDEIHRLAHLATLQVGQAGKC; encoded by the exons ATGGAAGCTGCTTCTGCTGCTCTTAGTGGTGGCATATCCGTT CTAGAGATTGTGATGTCTACTCCAGGTGTGTTGGAG GTGATAAGAGCACTTTTAAAGGATTATCCTTCATCGGTAATAGGG GTTGGTACTGTCTTAAATGCTGAGGATGCAAGAAAAGCTGTGAAAGCTGGAGCCCAGTTTCTCATGAGTCCTGGTACAGTCATG GAGATATTACTAGATCTTCAAAACACTGATGTCTTATATATTCCAGGAGCGATGACGCCAACAGAA GTATTATCTGCATATAATGCTGGTGCAAGAATTATCAAG atTTATCCAGTTTCGGTCTTAGGTGGATGCGATTATATAAAAGCACTTAAAAAACCATTCCCCCATATTCCAATGGTTGCTTCGCAAGGCACCACGACAG ATTCAATCAGAAAATACATTGAGTGTGGAGCCTCAGCTGTTGTACTTTCAGATGCTATATTTGAGAAAGAAGCCATGAGACAGAGAAATTTCGACGAAATACATAGGCTAGCTCATCTTGCCACTCTTCAAGTTGGCCAGGCTGGAAAATGTTAA
- the LOC135679310 gene encoding protein ABA AND ROS SENSITIVE 1-like — MDQRRALFRSKVREAQKREKRIDSPLVRYNENDQPVCRVCNIVLKSESNWPAHQVSRKHHEAIENLKATAGGLPRENNLGSEPPKVSQTRSSSTLPADFFDGQGAKRQKTDTVLGGTTQSVITPAGSSFSYKQGKKDLSPVSQPLNAPESLNIRSEKVVVSEETSVSKLSTKLDQPSKMMGGTDGQQDMGVLPNNFFDNNERTDDQPLKQIEDKSNLQLKKVNKTLDSSNQTSQASKKIDGSDAKQVKGALPEGFFDNKDADLRARGIEPVKVDINDAYKEFEKEIQGNLQEVDDRLEEEEIDAADEMEEFRSLEQKAYKEKVDEIKKKLIEAKAERLARLQQPPTFLGKESSDESSSDEEGDDDDTSNFAVDWRAQHL, encoded by the exons ATGGATCAGAGGAGGGCCCTGTTTCGCTCGAAAGTGAGAGAGGCACAAAAGCGTGAGAAGCGCATCGATTCTCCCCTCGTGAG GTATAATGAGAATGATCAGCCAGTTTGCCGAGTGTGCAACATTGTCTTGAAGTCAGAATCAAATTGGCCTGCACATCAAGTTTCTAGGAAGCATCATGAG GCTATTGAGAATCTAAAAGCTACAGCTGGTGGATTGCCTCGTGAGAATAATCTAGGCTCTGAACCTCCAAAGGTGTCACAAACTAGATCGTCTTCCACATTGCCTGCAGACTTTTTTGATGGTCAAGGTGCAAAGAGACAAAAGACCG ATACGGTTCTGGGAGGGACGACCCAGTCTGTTATTACACCAGCTGGTTCTTCTTTCTCTTATAAACAAGGCAAGAAAGATTTATCTCCTGTTAGTCAGCCCTTGAATGCACCAGAGTCTCTGAACATTAGAAGTGAGAAGGTTGTGGTGAGTGAGGAAACAAGTGTGAGTAAACTGTCTACTAAGCTTGATCAGCCGTCAAAAATGATGGGTGGCACAGATGGTCAGCAAGATATGGGGGTTCTTCCCAATAACTTTTTTGACAACAATGAAAGAACTGATGATCAGCCTTTAAAACAGATAGAAGACAAAAGTAATTTACAACTCAAGAAGGTAAACAAAACTCTGGATAGTTCCAATCAGACCAGTCAAGCATCAAAAAAGATCGATGGATCTGATGCCAAGCAAGTTAAAGGAGCATTACCAGAAGGTTTTTTTGACAATAAGGATGCAGATCTCCGTGCACGTGGGATTGAACCTGTTAAAGTTGATATAAA TGATGCATACAAAGAATTCGAGAAGGAAATCCAAGGTAATTTGCAGGAAGTGGATGACCGCctggaagaagaagag ATTGATGCTGCTGATGAGATGGAGGAGTTTCGTTCTCTGGAGCAAAA GGCATATAAAGAGAAGGTGGATGAGATAAAGAAGAAGCTTATTGAGGCGAAGGCAGAACGTCTTGCAAGATTACAGCAACCCCCCACGTTTTTGGGCAAGGAGTCTAGTGATGAGTCATCGAGTGACGAGGAGGGTGACGATGATGACACCAGTAACTTTGCAGTGGATTGGAGGGCTCAACATTTGTAG